In Heptranchias perlo isolate sHepPer1 unplaced genomic scaffold, sHepPer1.hap1 HAP1_SCAFFOLD_1114, whole genome shotgun sequence, a single genomic region encodes these proteins:
- the LOC137307808 gene encoding E3 ubiquitin/ISG15 ligase TRIM25-like isoform X1 has product MEPGALEDELTCAVCLQVYQDPVILPCLHSFCLKCIEGVWAQTAGPEGFECPQCRRKFNPRPSLERNFTLCNIVEKYNRSQPPADSGRVMCEYCDGNRTPAVKTCLKCETSFCSLHLKPHLMKEALKDHTLIEPTADLTERQCLDHKKVFENYCKDDAESVCVSCITGKHKSHTLLSLDQAQAAIKEELEREIERLRGIQQNCSSKQRDLERSEAEIKTRINELKGKLSKSYSDWRRQLEEDEEYALKLIDEEGLRALSQIRSCSEALNKRMEQMTLIDGEYQSLLQRDPLSFIQNSKQLLSRVTETQRVTDPDVPALTLNLSKISQLVQKRLNGSEKYHSDILGMIRKNVQLFSNSGHHTLGEMSRLRISRGQRSAMSLDPKTANWNLVLSDDLRSVTRTGQDQPYPPHPERFKDWPQVLCSQSFSSGSHSWDVETDGKEWRIGIVCGSAEREGGESGLGFSSKSWCLRYSGSFVDSLSAGHNSQFTRLPLIPSNSRIQVQLDYEAGTVSFHRVTDSLTHLHTFQTTFTEPVFPAFCCWEKTSLKLLN; this is encoded by the exons ATGGAGCCTGGAGCTTTAGAGGATGAATTAacctgtgctgtgtgtctccaggtgtACCAGGACCCTGTGATATTACCCTGTCTGCAcagtttctgtttgaaatgtattgagggagtttgggcccagacagcaggcccagaagggtttgagtgtcctcagtgtcgccggaaattcaaccccaggcccagtctggagAGAAACTTCACGCTGTGTAATATCGTGGAGAAATACAATCGCTCACAGCCTCCTGCTGATTCAGGCCGTGTCATGTGTGAGTATTGTGATGGGAATCGAACTCCGGCTGTGAAGACGTGTCTGAAATGTGAAACTTCCTTTTGCTCCCTTCATTTAAAACCACATTTAATGAAAGAGGCCTTGAAAGATCACACCCTAATCGAGCCTACGGCTGATcttacagagagacagtgcctTGACCATAAGAAGGTCTTTGAAAACTACTGTAAAGATGAtgcagagagtgtgtgtgtttcctgcatAACAGGGAAACATAAATCCCACACACTGCTGAGCCTCGATCAGGCACAAGCTGCAATTAAG gaagaattggagagagaaatcgagAGGCTTCGGGGAATCCAGCAGAATTGTTCCAGCAAACAGCGAGACTTGGAGagatcagaagctgaaataaag ACACGAATCAATGAGCTGAAAGGAAAGCTATCGAAGAGCTACTCTGACTGGAGGAGAcagctggaagaagatgaagaatacgCACTGAAACTGATCGATGAGGAGGGGCTCCGAGCGCTCTCTCAGATTAGAAGCTGTTCTGAAGCATTAAACAAGAGGATGGAACAGATGACATTAATAGATGGAGAATACCAGAGTCTGCTACAGAGggaccctctctcctttattcag aactcgaagcagctcctttccag agtgactgagactcagagaGTCACAGACCCAGATGTTCCAGCGCTCACCCTGAACCTGTCCAAAATATCTCAACTTGTCCAGAAGAGGCTAAATGGATCGGAAAAGTACCACTCAGACATATTGGGAATGATAAGGAAAAACGTGCAGcttttctccaattctgggcaccacactttaggtgaGATGTCAAGGTTAAGAATTTCAAGAG ggcaaaggtcagcgatgagcctggatccaaagacagcaaactggaacttggttctgtcggatgatctgagatcagtaacaCGGACTGGACAGGATCAGCcctacccacctcacccagagaggtttaaagacTGGCCCCAAGTCCTatgctcccagagtttctcctcaggatcccattcctgggatgtggagactgatgggaaagagtggagaatagggattgtgtgtgggagtgcagagagagaggggggagagtctggtctTGGATTCAGCAGTAAATCCTGGTGTTTACGTTATTCTGGTTCGTTTGTTGATTCTCTCAGTGCCGGTCACAATTCCCAGTTCACTCGCCTCCCACTGATCCCGTCTAACAGCCGGATCCAAGTTCAGTTGGACTACGAGGCTGGGACTGTGTCATTTCACcgggtcactgactcactgacacatttacacacatttcaaaccacattcactgaacccGTGTTTCCGGCATTTTGTTGTTGGGAAAAAACATCCctaaaactgttaaattaa
- the LOC137307808 gene encoding E3 ubiquitin/ISG15 ligase TRIM25-like isoform X2, with amino-acid sequence MEPGALEDELTCAVCLQVYQDPVILPCLHSFCLKCIEGVWAQTAGPEGFECPQCRRKFNPRPSLERNFTLCNIVEKYNRSQPPADSGRVMCEYCDGNRTPAVKTCLKCETSFCSLHLKPHLMKEALKDHTLIEPTADLTERQCLDHKKVFENYCKDDAESVCVSCITGKHKSHTLLSLDQAQAAIKEELEREIERLRGIQQNCSSKQRDLERSEAEIKTRINELKGKLSKSYSDWRRQLEEDEEYALKLIDEEGLRALSQIRSCSEALNKRMEQMTLIDGEYQSLLQRDPLSFIQNSKQLLSRVTETQRVTDPDVPALTLNLSKISQLVQKRLNGSEKYHSDILGMIRKNVQLFSNSGHHTLGQRSAMSLDPKTANWNLVLSDDLRSVTRTGQDQPYPPHPERFKDWPQVLCSQSFSSGSHSWDVETDGKEWRIGIVCGSAEREGGESGLGFSSKSWCLRYSGSFVDSLSAGHNSQFTRLPLIPSNSRIQVQLDYEAGTVSFHRVTDSLTHLHTFQTTFTEPVFPAFCCWEKTSLKLLN; translated from the exons ATGGAGCCTGGAGCTTTAGAGGATGAATTAacctgtgctgtgtgtctccaggtgtACCAGGACCCTGTGATATTACCCTGTCTGCAcagtttctgtttgaaatgtattgagggagtttgggcccagacagcaggcccagaagggtttgagtgtcctcagtgtcgccggaaattcaaccccaggcccagtctggagAGAAACTTCACGCTGTGTAATATCGTGGAGAAATACAATCGCTCACAGCCTCCTGCTGATTCAGGCCGTGTCATGTGTGAGTATTGTGATGGGAATCGAACTCCGGCTGTGAAGACGTGTCTGAAATGTGAAACTTCCTTTTGCTCCCTTCATTTAAAACCACATTTAATGAAAGAGGCCTTGAAAGATCACACCCTAATCGAGCCTACGGCTGATcttacagagagacagtgcctTGACCATAAGAAGGTCTTTGAAAACTACTGTAAAGATGAtgcagagagtgtgtgtgtttcctgcatAACAGGGAAACATAAATCCCACACACTGCTGAGCCTCGATCAGGCACAAGCTGCAATTAAG gaagaattggagagagaaatcgagAGGCTTCGGGGAATCCAGCAGAATTGTTCCAGCAAACAGCGAGACTTGGAGagatcagaagctgaaataaag ACACGAATCAATGAGCTGAAAGGAAAGCTATCGAAGAGCTACTCTGACTGGAGGAGAcagctggaagaagatgaagaatacgCACTGAAACTGATCGATGAGGAGGGGCTCCGAGCGCTCTCTCAGATTAGAAGCTGTTCTGAAGCATTAAACAAGAGGATGGAACAGATGACATTAATAGATGGAGAATACCAGAGTCTGCTACAGAGggaccctctctcctttattcag aactcgaagcagctcctttccag agtgactgagactcagagaGTCACAGACCCAGATGTTCCAGCGCTCACCCTGAACCTGTCCAAAATATCTCAACTTGTCCAGAAGAGGCTAAATGGATCGGAAAAGTACCACTCAGACATATTGGGAATGATAAGGAAAAACGTGCAGcttttctccaattctgggcaccacactttag ggcaaaggtcagcgatgagcctggatccaaagacagcaaactggaacttggttctgtcggatgatctgagatcagtaacaCGGACTGGACAGGATCAGCcctacccacctcacccagagaggtttaaagacTGGCCCCAAGTCCTatgctcccagagtttctcctcaggatcccattcctgggatgtggagactgatgggaaagagtggagaatagggattgtgtgtgggagtgcagagagagaggggggagagtctggtctTGGATTCAGCAGTAAATCCTGGTGTTTACGTTATTCTGGTTCGTTTGTTGATTCTCTCAGTGCCGGTCACAATTCCCAGTTCACTCGCCTCCCACTGATCCCGTCTAACAGCCGGATCCAAGTTCAGTTGGACTACGAGGCTGGGACTGTGTCATTTCACcgggtcactgactcactgacacatttacacacatttcaaaccacattcactgaacccGTGTTTCCGGCATTTTGTTGTTGGGAAAAAACATCCctaaaactgttaaattaa